AAACATCGTTATTCCAAACGCTTACAAAGACATTTACATTCTCCAAACCGATCCTTTCCAAAGAAAAAGAGTATATTCATTTGAGGTGGAAAAAGGTAAAATGAACTGTAATCTGAACCAGACGAATAAAAAAACAAGCAGGGCTTTCACAGACAGCAACAATTTTACCATTCCTTCTGTCGACTATACTATCCCCGGAAATGTAAGACCAATCAAAGATGATGAACAAATAAAGGCAGGAAATGCCTATATAGTTGAATCAGGAAATACCTTGTCCATTAAAAATTTACCGGGTGAAGGGAACTTCTCTTTGTATGTAGCAGGAACCGTAATAATAGAAAATAATTGTACTTTACAGAACAAAGGAAAAATATTTGTATTGAACGAGGGTAAAGTCGTTAGTAAAGCCAACAAGACCTTATATTGTGTAAACAATTCTCGTATCGCTGTCGATTCCCGTGGAATATTGGGTGACAATAGCAGTAAACTTCAATTATCTCTTACAGATTACGCAGCACTAATCAACGAAGGCAACGCAAAACTGGATGAGATAAAAGCTACGAGCGGAGCTCAGATATTCAACAACGGAAATTTTGAAGTAAAATTCTTAAGTACGACAGACAATACGACAAAAATAGTCAATACAAAAGATTTCAATATTGAGAATTCATTGACATTGACAAACGGTATAATTTATAATGCCTGTGTATTCAAATGCGAGGATATCGACACAAACGGCGGAACTATCAACCTTGCATCGGGCTCTATTCTCGAAAGTAAAAAAATAAAGGCCGGAGGACTAAAACTAAATATGGACGCACTTTCAATGATGGAATGCGAAAATCTCCATTTTTCATCACAAATGAATTATGTGACCGGTTCGACAGACGATTTTGCGCTCATACTAGCGAAAAACATAGTCATAGAAGGTGGTGGATTGGCCGTGCAATATTCCGGTAAAGTAGAAATAAAAGCAGAACTTCATACCGAGAATGGACAATGGCAGAATAAATACGACCTCATTGCTCCCGCCTGTTTTGCAAAAGGAGCTCCGAGCGCAGAAATACCTAAAGGAGAATGTAACGACAACAAAGGAAATATAAATCCCGGGGAATCCGGAAATCCTGATACAGATCCTGATTATGAAGAGGTACAAACACTGGCTTACACATATATATTTGAAGACAACTGGCCGGCTTTCGGAGATTATGACATGAACGACTTGGTGATGTCACTGCAGATTTCGAATAAGAAAAAAGGAAACAAAACAATCGGTATTAAATACAAAGCTATCGTCTATGCTGTCGGAGCTGCAAAACCTTATGGAGCAGCATTCCAGTTGGACGGCATATCCGCAGGAAATGTAAACAATTCCGAAAGTGGCCAGACATATGCAGTTATCCGTTTATTCGACGAAGTTCACGATTTATTCGGCATAGGAAAGAATAATATGGTAAACACCTATACTAAGACCAAAGAACCCGTTGTTATAGCAGGTGATATTACTTTCAATTCGCCTATCGACGGAGTTATCAGTATTGACGATGTAAACCCTTTCATCGTATGGGGCGGCATGGATAAAGAAAAACGGAATGAGATACACATGCCTTATTACAAAGGCACCGACAAAGCAGCTACATCTCCAACCAGTTGGGATTATAAATATAAAGCCATATATAACAAAAACGGAAAACTACAAGGAGATCCGGACTATAATAACATGATGTGGGCTTTAAGAATTCCCGAACCGTTATTTGCTTATCCGAAAGAAGGCGTAAGTATCATGAGCGCCTATCCGAGTTTTAAAGAATGGGTAATCAGTGGGGGAACGAATGAAGATATGGCAACATGGTATAAAAAGCCTAATGCCGGTTTAACCATCGGAACCGGAAACTAAATAATAAAAAGTAATGAGCTGTTTTTTCAAGAAACAGCTCATTACTTTTTTCTCTTCCGGAAAAATTGCACTAACTCAATCCCTCAATAATTCCATCGGTTATATCAATCTTTGTGGCTTGGGGCTCTTTAGGCAGTCCCGGCATACGCATCATATCACCGGCGACCGCAACGATCATTTCCGAACCGTTATTAATAATAATATCTTTGATATCCAGATCAAACCCGTCTACAACACCGTATGCTTTAGGATCTCCGGAAAAAGAATATTGAGTTTTAGCAATACAAACAGGATAATGTGAAATTCCCATCTTATCCACCAAACTCAACATCTTTAAAGCCCTCGTGCTGAATATCACTTGGCGTGCTCCATATATACCTTTCGCTACCTTATCTATCTTATCTTCAATCGAATCTCCATCTCTATAAGTAAACTGTAATGGCAATGAAGGTTCCTTATCGATGGTATCGGCCACCAGGGCAGCTAACTCCTCTGCACCCGCTCCTCCTTGCATATATGCATTATTAACGGCAAAACCAACTTTTAAACGTTTGCAATAATTACGTACCGTCTCGATTTCATCTTCCGCATCATAAGAATATTTATTAAATGCGACAACAATGTTTTGTCCGAACGACTTTAAATTCCTGATATGTTTTCCTAAGTTCGGAAGGCCCGCAACCAGTCCGGCCTCATTCGGTTCCTTAATCTTATCCGGCTCCACACCCCCATGCATTTTCAGCCCCTGTGCCGTTGTGACTATTACTGTCAGGCACGGTTGAAGGCCGGCTTTCCGGCATTTTATATTAAAGAACTTTTCAGCACCAAGATCAGCGCCGAAACCGGCTTCTGTCACTACATAATCGCTAAATGTCATTGCCATACGGGTAGCCAGAACAGAATTGCAGCCATGAGCGATATTAGCAAAAGGGCCGCCATGTACAAATGCCGGAGTATGCTCTGTAGTCTGTACAAGATTAGGATGAATAGCATCTTTAAGCAATACGGTTATAGCTCCGGCAACTCCCAGGTCTCTTACCGTAAAAGGTTTCCCCTCATAAGTAAATCCCAACAAGATATTCTCTATACGGCGGCGCAGGTCTTTCAATCCCGTAGACAGACAAAGAATAGCCATAATCTCCGAAGCCGGAGTAATATCGAAACCAGACTCTCCGGGAATACCGTTGCCGGCGCCTCCAAGCCCCGTAACAATCTTGCGCAATGAACGGTCATTCACATCCAGCACTCGTTTCCATAATACTTCCTTCAGTCCTCGA
This portion of the Barnesiella propionica genome encodes:
- a CDS encoding LruC domain-containing protein; translated protein: MKKQGRIVSILIAVLLSFTACVSDVPEQKNSTSTVSSNGISDDFDWSNSRNTQLTVNVEDQYNGQFYYTIEIYLGNPAIDANAQLISGGKTNKKMPYTANIVIPNAYKDIYILQTDPFQRKRVYSFEVEKGKMNCNLNQTNKKTSRAFTDSNNFTIPSVDYTIPGNVRPIKDDEQIKAGNAYIVESGNTLSIKNLPGEGNFSLYVAGTVIIENNCTLQNKGKIFVLNEGKVVSKANKTLYCVNNSRIAVDSRGILGDNSSKLQLSLTDYAALINEGNAKLDEIKATSGAQIFNNGNFEVKFLSTTDNTTKIVNTKDFNIENSLTLTNGIIYNACVFKCEDIDTNGGTINLASGSILESKKIKAGGLKLNMDALSMMECENLHFSSQMNYVTGSTDDFALILAKNIVIEGGGLAVQYSGKVEIKAELHTENGQWQNKYDLIAPACFAKGAPSAEIPKGECNDNKGNINPGESGNPDTDPDYEEVQTLAYTYIFEDNWPAFGDYDMNDLVMSLQISNKKKGNKTIGIKYKAIVYAVGAAKPYGAAFQLDGISAGNVNNSESGQTYAVIRLFDEVHDLFGIGKNNMVNTYTKTKEPVVIAGDITFNSPIDGVISIDDVNPFIVWGGMDKEKRNEIHMPYYKGTDKAATSPTSWDYKYKAIYNKNGKLQGDPDYNNMMWALRIPEPLFAYPKEGVSIMSAYPSFKEWVISGGTNEDMATWYKKPNAGLTIGTGN
- a CDS encoding formate--tetrahydrofolate ligase is translated as MKTDIEIARSIELHKINEIAGQLGIPEDEIRNYGPYIAKIPEKLIDKEKLQRSRLILVTSISSTKAGIGKTTVSVGLSLGLNRIGRKTTVALREPSLGPCFGMKGGAAGGGYAQVLPMEDINLHFTGDFHAVTSAHNMITALLDNYLYQNRSTGRGLKEVLWKRVLDVNDRSLRKIVTGLGGAGNGIPGESGFDITPASEIMAILCLSTGLKDLRRRIENILLGFTYEGKPFTVRDLGVAGAITVLLKDAIHPNLVQTTEHTPAFVHGGPFANIAHGCNSVLATRMAMTFSDYVVTEAGFGADLGAEKFFNIKCRKAGLQPCLTVIVTTAQGLKMHGGVEPDKIKEPNEAGLVAGLPNLGKHIRNLKSFGQNIVVAFNKYSYDAEDEIETVRNYCKRLKVGFAVNNAYMQGGAGAEELAALVADTIDKEPSLPLQFTYRDGDSIEDKIDKVAKGIYGARQVIFSTRALKMLSLVDKMGISHYPVCIAKTQYSFSGDPKAYGVVDGFDLDIKDIIINNGSEMIVAVAGDMMRMPGLPKEPQATKIDITDGIIEGLS